A single genomic interval of Malania oleifera isolate guangnan ecotype guangnan chromosome 13, ASM2987363v1, whole genome shotgun sequence harbors:
- the LOC131146282 gene encoding spermidine synthase 2-like: MKMHLGNEVGHVASAADQTYVIASVKGSMQEEDHDHDHDDEVEFNGDGNKMMTTLSSPASADHEVGNPTTKGDYCLSSAIPGWYGDTEPLWPGEAHFYEVEKILFRGKSEYQDVLVFQSSTYGKVVILDGALQLTERDEFAYQEMLTHIPLCSIPNPKKVLVVGGGDGGILREVSRHSSVEQIDICEIDKMVIDVYKQFFPDIAVGYEDPRVTLHMGDGVAFMKSVPKGTYDAIILDAFHVMGSEEEGLCDEEFLETVAKALRAGGVMSSQAESMWFNNFFVENTISKCRQVFKGSVEYAWTTVPTYTSGVIGFMLCSTEGPPVDFKHPINPIDAKENHGVAKGPPKFYNSEIHAASFCLPSFVKKR; encoded by the exons ATGAAAATGCATTTGGGCAACGAGGTTGGTCATGTTGCTTCTGCAGCTGATCAAACCTATGTCATTGCGAGTGTCAAAGGCTCTATGCAAGAAGAAGATcatgatcatgatcatgatgatgaGGTTGAGTTTAATGGTGATGGTAATAAGATGATGACCACCCTCTCTTCACCTGCTTCTGCTGATCATGAAGTGGGTAACCCTACTACTAAAGGGGACTATTGCTTATCTTCTGCCATTCCAGGATGGTATGGTGATACTGAGCCATTGTGGCCAG GGGAGGCGCACTTctatgaggtagagaagatctTATTTCGTGGAAAGTCTGAATACCAGGATGTTTTAGTATTTCAG TCATCGACATATGGGAAGGTTGTGATATTGGATGGAGCTCTTCAACTCACTGAAAGAGATGAGTTTGCTTACCAAGAAATGCTCACTCATATCCCACTTTGCTCAATTCCAAACCCGAAGAAG GTATTGGTTGTTGGGGGAGGAGATGGCGGCATTCTGCGGGAAGTGTCGCGCCATTCTTCAGTCGAGCAGATTGATATATGTGAAATCGACAAAATGGTGATAGAT GTTTATAAACAATTCTTCCCTGACATAGCAGTTGGGTATGAGGATCCCAGAGTGACTTTACATATGGGCGATG GAGTTGCATTCATGAAGTCTGTTCCTAAGGGAACATACGATGCCATCATATTAGATGCATTCCATgttatgg GATCTGAAGAAGAAGGGCTGTGTGATGAGGAGTTCTTAGAAACAGTAGCAAAGGCGCTGCGGGCGGGAGGGGTGATGTCCTCCCAAGCAGAGAGCATGTGGTTCAATAATTTCTTCGTTGAAAATACCATTAGTAAGTGTCGCCAAGTATTCAAAGGCTCTGTGGAGTATGCTTGGACAACCGTCCCAACATATACAAG TGGGGTGATTGGCTTCATGCTGTGCTCCACGGAGGGGCCTCCCGTGGACTTCAAGCACCCAATAAACCCTATAGATGCAAAGGAGAATCATGGTGTGGCAAAAGGACCTCCCAAGTTCTATAACTcagag ATCCATGCTGCTTCGTTTTGTTTGCCATCTTTTGTGAAGAAACGGTAG